ACCCCTGACACGGGGCTGACACGTCGGCACTCCGGGGACCAGCACGTCACGCCCTCGATCTCGCGCTCCCGCAGCCGTCGCTCCGCGCGGCCCGGCGACCCGAGACGACCGGCCCTCAACGGGCCGTCCAGCCCCCGTCCAGGGGGATCGAGCTGCCGGTGATGTGGCCGCTGCGTGCCGTGCACAGCCACAGGGCCGCCTCGGCGACCTCCTCCGGCTCGATCAGGCGCTTGATCGCCGTGCGGTCCAGGAACACCCGGTCCAGCACCTCCGCCTCGGAGATGCCGTGGGCGCGCGCCTGGTCGGCGACCTGCTCCTCGACCAGCGCCGTGCGCACATAGCCGGGGTTGATGCAGTTGCTGGTGACGCCGTGCGCCGCGCCCTCCAGCGCGACCACCTTGCTCAGGCCCTCCAGCGCGTGCTTGGCCGCGACGTACGCCGACTTGTAGGCGCTGGCCCGCAGCCCGTGCACGGAGGAGATGTTGACGACCCTGCCCCACTCCCGCGCGTACATGTGGGGCAGTGTGCGGCGCAGGATGCGGAACGGCGCCTCCACCATGACGCGTTGGATCAGCGCGAAGCGCTCGGGCGGAAACTCGTGCACGGGGGCGACGTGCTGGAGGCCCGCGTTGTTGACCACGATGTCGGCGTCGTCCGGCAGCGCGTCCACGGCGTCGGCCTGCGAGAGGTCCGCCACGACGGCGATGCCGCCGATCACCCGGGCCACCTCC
This Streptomyces misionensis DNA region includes the following protein-coding sequences:
- a CDS encoding 3-hydroxybutyrate dehydrogenase; this translates as MDSTKSSDEGSSQHPGPGDAAASAPAPARFLTGRKVLVTGAAAGIGRACAEGFAAAGAEVYVVDRAAEAAKEVARVIGGIAVVADLSQADAVDALPDDADIVVNNAGLQHVAPVHEFPPERFALIQRVMVEAPFRILRRTLPHMYAREWGRVVNISSVHGLRASAYKSAYVAAKHALEGLSKVVALEGAAHGVTSNCINPGYVRTALVEEQVADQARAHGISEAEVLDRVFLDRTAIKRLIEPEEVAEAALWLCTARSGHITGSSIPLDGGWTAR